The genomic segment CactatattttaaagatacaaatTAGAGTGCCTAAATATGTCTAATAGACCTGGACATATCTGTTCATATTTATAAGAGTATGTAAATAATTATATGGTATGAAAAATTAACTAGTAAGTGAAAAAAAAGTACCAGGATCCATTTAATTATGCAGAAAGTAAATCCTGACTAACATTGAGAGTCATTTCTTTTACCCTCCTGGGAATAACCACAAAAACCTCACAACTgtaaatatttagtaaatatttactgtCCCACTAATCATGCCTAAGGGCTTCATATCTCTAGAGGGCAGAGAAGGAGTACTCTGGAGAACAGGAGAATGTGACTAATTAAAAGACCCACAGAGGGCTAATTTCCTATGAAATCTTGGCTGTCTAAATCAAAAGAGCAGGAACCATACCGGTTCAGTAGCATCAGCAGGATTCGCCAGTGAATTCAGGTAAACAATGATGTCCTTGAGATCCTGAGACATCCTTTTCAGCTCAGCATCTATAATTTCTGCCAATCTGTAACTGCAAAGGGAAGTGGGAGTAATAAGAAATGTTTTCTCATGCCTACTGTTACTGACATACAGAGATATAACTGCTAACTAGATCTGTCTTGACTCCCCTACACTCATGTTAGGTTCCAGTTACGATCAGGGACATACAGTCTCACAGATTTAATGTTACCACCTTAATCTAAGACGGCAAAGGCAAAGGCTTTAAGCTTCTGGTGAAAATTCCAAAGAGTGTTACAGCAAACTAAACCTTGGGTGGAACCAAAATATATGCATAGGACAGTTAGATAGATAGAAGTCCATTGTTTAGCAATAGTAAATGTTGAGATTTCTCCAATGATTGAGAATATATAAACTTTCATACTAAAATCTTACATGATATACTATAACAAGGAACAATGGATAGTTTGAGAAACAAgcttcacaacaataaaaggtAGATATATCTAAGCTTAGCTACAAACTGATCAGTGGCCAAAATTCTCAAATATTCTACACAAACTATTTATGAGGCAAacagagcagggaggggggagtgaAGAAGAaaggttgcttgcttgcttgcttgatttagTCTGGTCTATCGATATGTTTGTAAGAATTAACAATCAAAGAAGATTTCTCAACCTtaccacaaaaccacaaaattaaGACACTCATTTAGATTCCTTGGTAACCATCCATTGCTTTCTGGGCCAAATGACTTATAAGTAATTGGTTGCCTAAACTGTTGAAAATCCTGGTGAAAGTATTACTGAAATATAAATTTGAGTAGGGTACCAAAGAGCAATTGGAAAGGAGCTCATGTTTCTAAGGTTTTCTTTCTCAAATCTACAGTTAATATAATTCTAAAaacatgtcttaaaaacaaaatcaaacaaaaagtatAGAATAAAGTTGAACATGGTGATACAttcctgtaatcacagcacttacaAAGTCTAGATAGGAGGGTCAAGCTTCTCAGGCCAGCTTAGCTGTGACATAGTTTGTGCTAAATGAGACCTTCTCCAAGAACAGGTgattaaaaatatagtatatgtCAGGTGTGGTGATCcagacctgcaatcccagtactcaggaggaggaggcaggggggatctctatgagttcaaggacagcctttgTCTATGTAGGGAATCCTTAGCCAACTTGGTCTCCATAAAGAATTCTAAGGCACACATGGATACATAGCCAGACCCTATCTTAAACTAGgaaacaatgtgtgtgtgcacacacacacatttcacagaCATACTGccaaagaagagagcaaagaaagaagtgaaaaaggaaacagaaagaaaacacagacaaaaacagGATGAGAAATAAAATGGGGGTCAGTACAGATTAGCCATACTTACCCAcatttaaaattcttacaaaaaaTGTCAACTGCAAGCCTTATAATAAATAAGTTCAGCAGAGCACTTGCAAAAACTCAGCTGGGTACTGTGTGATATGTGCCTGCAGCTCCTGCTACTCACAATGATAAGGTGACAGAATCACTTTAACCCAAGAGTTTGACATAAGCCTGGGCAAAACTGCtaagaacctgtcttaaaaaccaagaaaaaaaatccaaagcataAAAGCCACATCTCAATTCACTAACAAGCCACTGACAAAGTGAGCCCAAGTTAGTCGCAATTTAGATTATGAAGTATGTTCACACAACGTCTCTTAATGCTTTCTAAAGTGGCCTGATTATCAAATCACAGGTCCAGGGACAGAGTTACCATGGGAACCCTGACAGCAAACAGACACAAAGTAAAAACTGAAcagtacacaaataaaatatacctaGCCTGAAACCCTGACAAAAATTACTCCATTTTTGAAAGCCATAGTTCATCCTCAAATTACCAGTCTatctttgaaaaatcaaagagTATATGACTAAAGCCACTGTATGAATATTAGGTTTAGATGTGTCAATATGAGGCCAGAAATATTCCACAATACTACGACATCACAAGTAAGCTTTGTATTTCCACATTAAGAATATACTTGACAAATGCAAAAACTTAGTAGACAAACATGAGCTTGAGATTAACAATAGTGAATGAAACGGTATAAACCAGAGCTGCCAGAATGATTTCTTCATTTACAAGCATCCGTTAAAGATAAACATGGTATAGTCAAACAAGTTGATAAATACCAACTAGAACTTGCCCTTTTCTACCaatatttactttctgttttgtgattcaatttctccctccttctgcccaACTCTTCAATCTTTATGTAGTTACTTACATCATCTCATATTCCTTATTCACATACATCACATTAAGAGGACCATTCTGCTCCTTCAAAAGCTCCTCTATAGGAGTCAACATATGTTCCAGTTCCTTCTGCTGGAACAGGATAATATCCAATTCTTGTTCCAACCTGAATAAAACAAGCCAACAGGAGGGCTAATGCAAGCAATTTGGGGTAACAAATTAAATGCCAATGAacagcaagggaaaaaaaaaaaaacagaacaaaagtatCTTGAGTTTTTCAACCAAAAGATATCAAAGGTCTTACCTGCTCTGATCTATTTTCACTCTTTCCATTTCGTTGTGCAAAAGAgcaatctttaaagaaaaataggaacAAAGTTGTGTTGATATTCAAACTTTCTCAAAAATTCTAGAACAATATACATTTTCTCAAACATCATTCAGCTACCAAACACCTACTTCCTAATTCAGAGAGCATATTaattcaggaaaatatttttaaggtacTCATCAATATTGCAACAGGAAACTAATCACAAAACCAAAGTCTATTCTCATGTGCTTATCTGAGAGTTCTTGTACAATACAGTGAGATTAATGAGAATATCTTCTTACCTCATTGCTGGACTCAAACAGTATTTGGTTCCAAAGCTGGAACTGGTTGGCCTgataaaaatactgtttttcttgttcttgtagCTGATAGTTCCAATTGTTCGCCATACTCTCCAGAGGACCATATGTCATCACAGGAGTTACTATTGAGCtaaaaaaaataaccataaaaATGTGATCATATTTATTAAAGAATAATCGTGTTTTAAACAAACAATACAGGAAGGCTGGGGAGAAAAGCCTGTGGGGAGATTCTCCAATCTGCTGTCCAGCAAAATTATAACAtgtaaagatgtttttaaaacatccaGTTGAATTATCTGAAAATTACCCTAAGGATCTAGAGCAAATGAATACTTCTCAAGATGGCTActaaatcaaaatataaagagcTAAGCCAGGTCCACAGCCTGCTTCTACTTTCTGTGCTGTCAGCACAGCGTGATGGAGGCTGCAGAAATTACTCACCTAAGTCAAAGTGTGCATCTGAGTATTACTCCCAAAAGATAAGGCATCCCTTACCGGCAAGGAACCATGCAGAACTCCATCTCCCCTGCTGATTGTATTAAAAGCTGATCTTCCATATTCTGTGATCAGGACAACTAGGCCAAACTGACTCTAGCAAGGGTAGTATCAGTGGAGTTCAGTGGGGAATAGGTTAATGCTTTCCTGGCAGAAGCATGTAGCATCCTAATTTCCTATTGGGGTACTAAATGGGGACGTATAATGCCAGGGTAAAGCTAAATCCTCTCTCAGAAGCAACAAGATTTAACAAGAGTGGGCAAATCATAATTAATCGACAGGCCTCTCCACTTGCTCTGGTATCACAGGGACCCAGAAGAGAATTTAACCTCTAAAGACTGAACATTCTAAGACTGCTAAGGACTTCCATTTCCTCCACTCTGGAAGTCATTAAGACTTGGTGAGGAGTTTAACCTGCTCACTGATGGGAAAAACCAAAAGTGGAGGCCAATCAAAGGAGGACTATCCTCTTTCTTCCATGAGCTTTGTGTCAGCAAGACCCAGTAGAGGGCCAAGCCACCACATCAATAGAGTATCCCTGAGGCCAAACAAGTGGCATAAAGGTAAAGTAGTTGGTATTCTGTGTCCTCTGTCAGCATTGGTACAAGTAGTTGAAATTTTGCCTAGGTATTGAGTTAGGTCTTCACTTGTCTCTTCTTCTAGTGCTCCTGGCCCCATCTGCATGCTGGGCTTACATTCCTACAAGAGCTAGTGACTTGGTGTGATAGTGTCCCACTTTCATGGGGAATGACTCAGCAGAGCTCAGAGTTGAACTTCCATACCACCTGTGTGCATTGACGCAGTATGACTCAGGGTTCCATTTTTGCTAGGTTGCTTGGGGCAAGGTCCAGTGGGAAGCGAAACATAAAAGCATACCCATTCTTTGCACTACGTCTCAACAAAGGGGCtatctaatgaaaatgaagaagatacAAATAGTGCCCAAAGACTCCTAAAATAATAAATGTCCATGACACAATAAAAACGATCCATATCAAGAACTAGGAAAATCACCACtccaaagagaaaagatgaaagcaTTAAGAGATATCAGATGTTGGGAACTGtctgaaaagaattttaaagcagcCACTAAAGATGTCTGAAGAGGGCAATTTTTAATCctcttgaaattaaaaaacaaaacaacccaaagaaATGGGGATTACAAAAAGGGAAGTAGAAAATATacaactgaaaattaaaataactggAATAATAAGCCCTCCAGAAGGGTTTGACACTAGAGTGAGCTTACGGAAAACAAATCCGTGAACTTAATGACAGTTAatttaaatgtacagaacaaaaaggagaaaacaggaggGCAGTAATATAATAGATGAGATAAAAGTATATGTAAGTTCCAGAAAAAAAGAGTGGGTCTGAAATATTATTGGGAAGAAAagttgcaaaggtcctgagttcgggaAAAGGTATAAACATACCAATTCAAGAAGGTAAATAAACCAAACTAGGATGACTCACAAAAATCCATGGTGTGAGGCAGCTGGGATAGCCACTGTTATAGAAAGGGCTCTAGAAAAATCCATGGTAAGACACAGAATAATTGGACTTCTGAAAGgtaaaagacaaacacacacacacacacacacacacatttaaaatcgGGGAAGCAAAAactagatagaaaaaaaatgtgcttaaaATAGAAGAGCGATTGAATGATAGCTGGCTTCTCATCTGAAACTGATAGGTTAGAAAGAAGTTGCACACTTGCAAAGTactggaaggaggaaaaaaatgtgctCATCATGACCTTCGGATCTTCATAAacgaagaggaaataaaaatatcttatgcAAGTGAAAAATTAAGGTAAGGCATTGCGCACAAATCTACCCTTGAAGATTAACTCCCCAGAAAAGAAATGGCAAGTGTTAGAAGGTCGCTTTGAAATGGCTGAAAAGAAGGGCAAAGCATCATTCACTCTCAGTGAGTTTCTTAGATCGTATTTGTCGGTGGGAATGAAAATTACAGCCTTCTGTGGTGTTGTGTTCAATGTGCATGGAAGAAATACCCGTGACAACACTAACAAGATAAAAAGTAGGAAAAGTAAGTTACGGGTTTCTCTACTTGAGCAAAAATGGTAAAGAGTCAATATGAATAGACTGTTTTaagttatatatgcatatgttaatGTCCACAGCAACCAGTAACAATTTAtatgaaaaaagattaaaaacaccATATATACAACAATGTAAAACTCCCTAAAATTTTCCATCAATCACAGCTAGATTGAAAACAAGGAGAAACAGAACACAAGTCAAAACTAACAATGAAGTAACCAAACAGCAGAGTCAAGCTCTGAGAGTCAATAACCCAATAAAGTACAGGGATTGATATTGTAGTTTAAAAACATCCAACAATATATGGCCTACACGGAATCACTCCAAGAATATGGAAAGATTAAAGGTAAAAGAATTGAAGGTGCAAgagtatttcttatttttttttttttaagaaaagactaCGTTCCTATCATATAGGGTACATCacagaacaacaaaaattatCATATGCAAAGACAAGGGGAATGACAGAATTATAAAGAAATCAAGGTGCAAGGAGAGAGCTGCCAATCGAaatgtatatgcaggcaaacaggAAAGCCTAGAAGCCAGTAAGAAAAGGCTATAGCAGAGAGcttgaaaagaaaggagagaactgtttagggggaaggaagggactaGTAACAAGATGTAAATGTGGGAAGGGGTGGAGGGAAAGGGCtgccaagaaaagaaaactggaatgATGTGTATGGATGGAAATGTTTCAGTGGTGACCATTTCTTTGTGtggtaataaaaaataaataaaaaaaaaacaataaaggccACTAGaattttatcaaaagaaaaactgataaagctaaagagagaaaataagacaaatcCAAAATTATTTGTTTGAGAACTTCAAAAAGCTACTTTCCAACAACCAAAGGAACTACTAGACTGGAATAAGGCAAAACTCTAAAATCTTTACATAGAACAACGGAAATACATAGAACATTAAACTTGATAGGATAAAAGAGAACAGAATATTTAGGTTCCCATGGAACAATCTGTAACACAGACCATTTcctcacacacaagaaaaaaatgtaaacaaatataaaatagctAAAATCATCTGGGGCATGCTCACTGAGTATAACtaattcaagaagaaaagaagacaatcTCAGAACACTTGGAAATTAAGCAACATGCTTCCAAATAATCCACTGCTCAAAATGAAATCAGAGCATAATGAAAGATGTGGGCCGCAGGAAAAGCAGTGGAGAGGCTATTTATAGCATCACAGGCTGGCATGAGAAGAAAACGCCTCAAATCAATAGTCTAAGATCAGCCGTTAAGAAACTAGCAAAAGAAAATGAGCCCAATACAATCAGGAGAAAAGAATCAGCAGTGGATAACAGTGAACCTGAAAACAGGCAAGTTTTACAGATTAATCAATGAAAACAAATGCTGGTTCTTTAGAGAAACATCACTAAAAAATTCATATAAGAAAGATACAGGCCACCAataatcagaaatgaaacaagaatATCTCTCCAATGTAACAAAGACAATAGGGAGGAGCAACTTGATGCTCATGAATTCTCTGGACTTGTTCCTTTAAAATCACACACTGCTGAAGCTCATTAAAGATGAACTGCACAGTCTGACTGATTCTGGATCCATTAAATaagttgatttttaatttaaaggagTCTGCATGAGATGTATCTGGGCACAGAAGttttcattaaagaaacattCAGTGAATCAGTACCAACTTGACCATTTCTTTGAGAAAACAGGAATAAGAATGCCTCCCAGAGCATTTTCTAGGTTGTAAAGTTGGTACTGGTTCATTGAATGTTATTCTGTGATCAAAAGGtaagaacaaaaaaccaaatacacatgcatacatacatatgtaaactaCATATCATTATATCAGAGCCAGTCAGGATGGAGAGTATAAGGGACAGAGGTAACAGATGACTATAAGATCATAGCAGAGTAGCTTCCCAGAGTCATTCACAGCAGTTATGACAGCATATACAAGGCTTGTGCAAGCCCAAACCAGTCTAAGCCTCATCATAGAAAGGGTAAGTAGGCATGAAGTCCCACACTTATCTAGGCTGCTGAGAGAAAACCAGTAAGTTTTCTTCAAGAGTGTAGCTGGAAAGGAAGTCCACACATCCAGTAATATATAGTCAGGATAAATTGGACTTCTTGATGggtgttaaaaaaagaaaggagaaccaAAAGTCAGGTGAAGAGAATTGggtagatctgggaggagctggaggagaggaCGAATATGGATCAAAACACAgtgtattaaattctcaaagaatggagaaaaaaattaatgatgtaCAACATCATCACACATTAAAATTCAAGCCACAATAAGACCACTTCACATCTGTAAGAAGGGTAATAAAAAGTGTCACGTTGTCACTACTGAGCAAGTAAATATGGACAGTCTGGGTAATGGCCACACTACAAAGTGTCAGgcacctaaaaataataaatacacaaatgtcACACTGACAAGCACCTACATGCCTAGACATTTACCCAAGATACAAAGGACTTAGGTTCACAAAGGAACATGTACACAAATGTTCATACCAATAGCCCCAAACATGGAACTAACCTAGTGGCCCTATCAACAATCCTATGCTTAACAAAACTACATTATACCAAGCATGTAAtaccactcagaaaaaaaaagaacaaacttttGTGTGGAATTATGTTGAATGAAAACAAGTGGCCAATTCTTAGCAGACACATATGCCATGGCTCGCCATGGCTCACctttttaactttttcaaaatattatcaaCATGGTAATGGAGAACAGATTGGTTACTGCCCAGTTAATGAAAGGAGAGATGTACTTATAAAAGGGCACCATGTGGAATCCTTGTGGTAACAgaactaatttttatatttacttttacttattataaataaaaatatttatatttgaatatattgtatatatttttaaaaattatgtttctatCTACCTTTACTTTTTTATGCAAGTGTATCTGCGTggatgtgtgtacacgtgtacaggtgcccatggagatcagaagagggtgttggaaaccatggagctggagttccaggcaatTCTGAACAgcctgacatggatgctgaggTCCAAACACTAGTCCTGTGGAATAGCAGCTGAactttctctccagctccctatgTTGTATCTTGACTGAATCAATGTCAATATTCTAGCTAGTTCTACCCTATAGTAATACAAGATTCTGTCATTGTAGGAACTGTATAAAGGACACACAGGATGTTTCATATAATATGCAAGTTTATATAAGTTCTAGAGTTCAAGTGCTTGAATTTTTCTTTGTGGCACATACATTAAAAGTGCGTGACCATTAAAGGACtacctggccgggcggtggtggcgcacgcctctaatcccagcgcttgggaggcagaggcaggcggatttctgagttcgaggccagcctgctctacagagtgagttccaggacagccaaggctacacagagaaaccctgtctcaaaaataccaaaaaaaaaaaaaaggactaccTGATCTCTATGTTTTCCAGTCTTCTATAAAACAAGACCTCAAAATAGTATCTATTTCATAGGATAATTATGAGCATTAAATGATATGGTATCCTTAAAGCATTGTCATCTTGCTAAAGATGCAGAATTGCACAATAAATTATAGCTATTAGTAGTACTAGTAACACTGTATTGTAAAAGTATTACAGAAGCTTGTTGACTGTCCACCTTCCAgggctacatttaaaaaaaaaatccttccctgTTCCCTCAACCGATTTATAAAAGACTAGTTTAAAGCTACCCATGCAATTATGCCTATGAAGTGATAAAACACAATAGAAAATTTCAAATAGACAAGCTTACTTCACAGTCATGGTAGCAGACGCATTCATGCCAGTGGTATTCATCCAAGGTGATGCAGATGGATTCAAATACAGGTTGAAGCCACTTGTAATTGTGGTAGTGGTATTGGTGGTAACCGTAGTAGTCGTAGTCGTTGAGGTCGtggctagaaaaataaaatagtgttgGTGAAAATGTATAGTGTCAGTAAAGAATGAGAAACTTGCCTCAGTcattcaagatttaaaaaaaaaaaaaaaagtggcggGAGAAGTCCCTTGTTAATGAGAATTTGAAATCAAAGCCATGGATTTGAACCCAACACTGTTGCAATCTAAAGTGATATACTGCACACCAGGCATCTAAATTAACCTCGATGCTGAAAATTAAAACTCCTGGAGagattcattaaaatataaaacaacttaAGGAGCTCTATAACCATTAAGGGAATTCAATCAATTTTCAAAACTCTTCCCATAAATATTGAAAACTCCATACCCAGATGGCCTCACTGGTAAGTTTTactaaactttcaaagaagaaaaataattacaatgTACACAAAATCTCTGTACATATTTTGCATAATAGCATGACTATATTTGAGAAATTAATTCCTACAAGTGAAATTGCTAAATCAAGAAGCTGGTATGCTTTAAATCTTAATGTATCTTGTGAAAGAACCCTACCAAAGTGATTTTGAAAAAGCTGTGGTCTTGTCAATAGCAAAAAGTTCATCTCGACATCTTAGTTAACACTAGGCATGTATCTTTGCCAACCTCATCAACAAAAGTCTCCTGAAATTTTACTTATATCCGAGAGTTCTTTTATAACTTTGTTGCTGTATTCTGTCTAGAGTGTCTTGCCCTCTCATAAATTAAATCTGAATAAACATCCTAGCTTAAGTCCTATGTTTCCTATGTTGCTAACATCTACTTATAATTTTCATAACTTTAACAGCACTACTTATCCTTACTCTATGCCAAGCATATAAAGAACAATGCAAGAAACTTATGGCTGGTGGGGATTgggaattattttcttcttctttttgattcTCTGTAGTTTCAAATATTCTTGGCAACTGAATGGTTCTAGTGTAACCTAAAGAACTATAATAAACATTACTTGCCCACAATGGTTCATGTTAGTCTAGCTTTCCCAATTAGCAATATGTTCAGGTTAATGGCTGTACTATAGAACCACAGAAATCATGGTGCCTGCTAAACACACAGACTAGTCTAAGAGAGGGGGGCTACTCCATTTCTGCTTGCGGAACAAGCTCAGGCACCCCTGCTTTATTCCAGGAAACCCTGTCTGTTGCTCCTGATTCATAGTACATCTGGCCAGCAATGAGGGTGTGAAGTACAGGAAGCTGCCCCATATGCTACTAGCTTAAGAGAGAATTCAACGCAAAAANNNNNNNNNNaaaaaaaaaaagctctcgtTAGACATAGGATAGAAGGATAGATCAGAATCTCATTCACAACAATTGAGTGACATGAGACAATCAAACTCTATGTAGAAATATAGGAACACAGACATAAACTTGGAACCAGATGAAACataaacagaaagtaaaaactATGTCaaaaatggggagaaaaaaacaactttaagCAGGAGGGGAAAAGATTGACAGCTGAAGAACATAGCTTAGAATAAAGGGGTCACAAACACATCAAAATTAGGAACAAGACAAACTACAAAgtcagaaaaggagggagaaaaaaacagtGAGAAACTTGAAAAATCTAGATCAAAGGGGAATAATTGAATGAAATGCATGCAATACTTGCTGTAGGCAACCCCCAAGAATGCCACATGAATGCTGCTTAAGTTCCACTTTCCCTGAGGTAATGACACCATGCAAAGTCTGCAGGAGATTTTCCTAAAACTCAGTGTCCCTTTGGGCAGGGGGAATTTTATGGTACTATTGCATCTTTTGTATTAGCCCTTGTGAGAGTGAAATGAGCAACACACGGAAGACTGTGTCCAATCACAAAATATTCTTGGGGTTAGTATCAATAATAATATTGGGAGCTTGCTGATAGGATCCCAGGTGCTGTTCTGCATAGCCAGGTAGCATGATTTTCTTCTTGAGAACACTATTAATTAtacattcaagaaaaacaaagtaaagtgATTCCTAGGGAAAGAGTCTATCTTGTCTAGAGGAGATCTTCTAATAATTCTAAtatcttgaatttctgacctgGACAGATAAACACAGACAGAGACCTAAGAGGGATGATAAATTTCAGGACTGGAAATGAAGCTTGGCAGATTTTTTGTCAACTTAAAACAAAGCAGAgctatctgggaagaggaaaccacaACTGTGGAACTGATTCCATGAGGGTGGCCTGCAAGTATGACTGCTTCAGCATTTTCATTATTGGCAATTGATGAAGGAGAGCCTAGCCCAGAGTGGGAAGTGACATCCCTCAGCAGGTGAGTCTGGGTTGTATAAAAATGTAGCTGAACAGGAGCCTGAGAGCAACTGAGTAAGCAGTGGTTCTGCTTCAgatcctgcttccaggttcctgctctgagctCCTGCAAGCAAATCTTTGCCTTCCCCAAGTTGTTATTGGTCCATCCGTGTTTTGTCATAGTgatacagaaagcaaactagaacagatACAATTGTCTCCTTCTTACAGAAAGCAGATAATTTAATATAAGTTTTATAGGTATGGGATTAaatctggaagg from the Mastomys coucha isolate ucsf_1 chromosome X, UCSF_Mcou_1, whole genome shotgun sequence genome contains:
- the Nup62cl gene encoding nucleoporin-62 C-terminal-like protein isoform X2 yields the protein MFPSVPYVPAYMASQELSSTTSTTTTTTVTTNTTTTITSGFNLYLNPSASPWMNTTGMNASATMTVNSIVTPVMTYGPLESMANNWNYQLQEQEKQYFYQANQFQLWNQILFESSNEIALLHNEMERVKIDQSSYRLAEIIDAELKRMSQDLKDIIVYLNSLANPADATEPLEQIYKILNAHMESLQWISHNSVIMQKKVEEVANAVEEYRRKEQDAMNTAFE
- the Nup62cl gene encoding nucleoporin-62 C-terminal-like protein isoform X1 — its product is MFPSVPYVPAYMASQELSSTTSTTTTTTVTTNTTTTITSGFNLYLNPSASPWMNTTGMNASATMTVNSIVTPVMTYGPLESMANNWNYQLQEQEKQYFYQANQFQLWNQILFESSNEIALLHNEMERVKIDQSRLEQELDIILFQQKELEHMLTPIEELLKEQNGPLNVMYVNKEYEMIYRLAEIIDAELKRMSQDLKDIIVYLNSLANPADATEPLEQIYKILNAHMESLQWISHNSVIMQKKVEEVANAVEEYRRKEQDAMNTAFE